GATCGCGTCCGCGATCTCCTGCGTATGCCGGCTGGCCCAGATGCCTGACGTATTGATGCAGCCGCGGCCGCTGTTCAGGAAGATGCTGTCGACCATCACGTCGAGGAACTCTTCCCAGCGATCGACGACGTCGTCGCCGATGACGATCTTGGAGAACCCGGGCCCGTGCGCCTGGACCTTGGGGTTGCCGCGATAGCGATCGACCGTGGGCTGGCCGCCAAAGATCATGGTGCGATCCAGCGCGTCGAGCACCGCGGCGCCGACGTCCGCGCCGCCGGGATAGAGCGAGATCGCTTCGCGCGGAATACCCGCCTGGAAGAACGCCTCGGTCATCCGGTAGGGCGTCCAGGGCTCCTGCGGTCCGGGCTTGAGCACCAGGCCGACCTGCAGCGGAATGATCGGCAGCCACAGCGTGTGCACGCCGGGGGAATTCGACGGCAGGACGAGGCCGACCACCGGGCTCTGCACCTGGAAACTGATCGGGACGCCGCGCTCCTCGCCGTAGCCCGACGACAGCACGTCGAGCGAGAGCCCGCGCGTCAGCGACTCGAGGATCTTCCGCATCTCGGCGAGCACGAAGCCGTTCTTCTTCATGTTCGCGCGGCACATCTTCTCGGGCAGCCCGGTGCTGGCCGACTGCGCGCGCGCGAACTCGTCGGGCGACTGCGTCCCGGTCCCCATCGGCAGGGTGGCGTTCATGTAGAGCTCGCCCGCCTTGCCGACACGCGCGATCAGCTCGTCGATCGGAATCTCGCGCAGCACCTGGCGCGCCCGCGCGGCCTTCCGCGCGTCACGCTGGATCATGCCGCCATTGGCGCGGCTCACGGTTGCCATGGGCTCGCCGGTCGAGAAGTGGACGACTTCGTCCTTCTCGAGCGAATCGTAGGGCTGGCCCCAACGCAGAATAGGTAGATGCAGCATAGCGTCGTGCTAAAGGTGCTAAAGGTGTTCGCAGGTGCTGGAAGTGCTGGTGCTCAAAGGTGCTGGAAGTGCTGGTGCTCAAAGGTGCTGAGCGTGCTCGGGTTCCCAGGCGAGTGCCAGGCGGGCTGGCTGTGGCTGGCGGATCGCGCCTCCAGCACTTCCAGACCGTTCAGCACCAGCACCTCGAGCACCCCTGACACCATTAGCACCCCAGCACGACAGCGCAGCCTCAGTAAACCCCGACGGTGGTAGTGGCTGCGAACCCCCGGTATGGCCGGACGCCGCTGACCCCGTCCCATGGAAACCTTGCATGCGGCTTCTCGCGCTCCCCTTCATCCCGCTCGAGGAAGCCGGGCATGAAGAACTCCTTGGTCAGCGTCGTCAGCTTCACGCGGCCGGTCTGGCCGTAGTCCACGACCTTGTTCTGATCGTCGAAGTCGACCACCTGGACGACCGCACGCGGCTGCGGCGCGTAGTAAGTGATCTTGTAGCCGTTCTCGGGGCCGCTCGGCGCGCTGGCGGCGAGGCCCATCAGCGTGTTGCCGTAGGTCGGCGTCATGTAGGCGCCGTCGAGCAGCTCTTCGTGCGCGAAACGGTTCCACTGCGGCGTGAACTCCGTTCCGCCCGAGAAGATGCCGGTGATCCCCATCTTGCCGATCGACGTGCCCATGTCTTCCAGCCGCAGCGCCAGCGCTTCGAGCAGCTTGGGCGTCGTGAACATGCAGCGGATGTCGTGGTTCGCCTGCAGGATCGTGACGGCCTGGTCGATGACGTGGTCCTTGTAGGCCTGCAGGTGCTCGGTCCAGCCCTTCTTGATCAACTTGATCACCCAGCGCGGATCGAGGTCGACGCAGAAGCTGATGCCGCCGCGGTACTGGGCCAGATGCTCGACCGCGAGCCGCAGCCGCCGCGGCCCGGACGGGCCGAGCATCAGCCAGTTCGAGCCCTTGGGGAACTTGTCATCGGGGAGCGTGTGGCTGAACAGCTCGTAGTCGATGCGGAAGTCCTCGGACGCAATCCGGGTCTTCGGCACACCGGTCGTCCCACCGGTCTCGAACACGAAAATGGGCTTGCCCGCGAGGCCCTTCGGGACCCAGCGCTGTACCGGTCCGCCGCGAAGCCATTCGTCCTGGAATTCACCGAAACGCGCGAGGTCGGCGAAGGTGCGCACCTCGCGGCGCGGATCCCACCCGGCGTTCTTCGCGAAGTCGAGCCAGAACGAACAGCCGGTGGCCGGATCGAAATGCCAGTCGATGACCTCCCGTACCCAACGATCGAGGGCTTCTTGCGGGCTGCTGGTTGGCGAAGCGGGCATGGCATGGAAGTATATCCGCTAAGATACGTCTCCGTGGCCCTCGTCACTGCACTCGTCTACCTCCTCCACCAGGACTTCTGGTTCTGGCGCAGCGCGCGGCCGCTGGTGTTCGGTTTCCTGCCCGTCGGTCTCGCCTATCACGCCGCCTACACGGTCGGCATCTCGCTGCTGATGCTGTACCTGGTCCGGCATTACTGGCCGTCGCATCTCGACGAACCCGGCAGATAGATGGTTGCCGCGGCGGTCGTCTTCGCCTACCTCGCGCTGGTGCTGTCGATCGGCGTGTTCGCCGGGCGGCCGAAGTCGGACGGCGGCGGCGCGGCCGAGGACTACTTCCTCGCCGGGCGATCGATCGGCCCGGTCGTGTTCCTGCTGTCGCTCTTCGGCACGAACATGACCGCGTTCTCGATTCTGGGCGCGTCGGGCCACGCCTTCGCCAACGGCATCGTCACCTACGGCCTGATGGCCTCGTCATCGGCCCTGGTGATCCCGGTCGGCCTGTTCGTGATCGGCACGCGGCTGTGGGCGCTCGGCAAGCGCCACGGCTTCATGACCCCGGTGCAGATGTTCCGCGATCGCTGGGAGTGCGGCCACATCGGCACGGTGATCTTCGCCGTGCAGGCGGTGCTGCTCGTGCCGTACATCGTGATCGCGGTGATGGGCGGCGGGACGACGCTCCGGGCGGTGAGCGGCGGGGTGGTGCCGTACTGGCTCGGCGGCGCGATCGTGTCGCTGGTGGTGATGGGCTATGTGTTCTTCGGCGGGATGCGCGGCACCGCGTGGGTGAACACGTTTCAGACGATCCTGTTCCTCTCGTTCGGCGCGATTGCCGTCGGCGTCATCGCGCGCGGGATGGGCGGCTTCGGCAACGCGATCGAATCGCTGCTCGCCTCCGCCGCGACGGCGCCGCTGCTGACCCGCGAGCGGGTTTCCCCGCTGTATTTCTTCAGCTACACCTTCATCCCGCTTTCGTCGCTGGCCTTTCCCCACATCGGGATCTTCTGTCTGACCGCGAAACGCCTGTCGCATTTCCGCCGCACCGTGGTGCTGTATCCGTTGTGCATGCTCGCGATCTGGCTTCCGTCGGTGTTCCTCGGCGTGGCGGCGAACAGCGCGCGCGATCTGCCGGCGATCGAGCGCAAGCTCGAGGCGCGCGCGGCGCTGAACGCGCCCGGCGCGCAGATCACGCCGGAGCGCCGCGCCGAGCTGCGCGCCGCCGCGAGCGGTGACGACGTGATCCTGAGGCTGGTGGAGGGCTACGCGCCGCTGTGGCTGGCGGCGATTCTCGGCGCCGCCGTGATGGCGGCGGTGATGGCGAGCGATTCGCAGATTCTCGCGCTCTCGACCATGTTCACGGAGGACGTGTTCGCCTTCTACGGCGGGCAGACGCGGTTCGGCCCGGCGGTGCAGGTGCAGACCGGCCGGATCTTCGTGATCGTCCTGACCGTGGTCGCGTATAGCATCGCCCTGACCGCGCCGCAGTCGATTTTCGACATCGCCAGCCAGTACGCGTTCGCCGGCTACTCCTCGCTCGCGCCGCTGCTCGTCGCCGCGCTGTTCTGGAAGCAGAGCACCCGGTGGGGCGCGCTGGCGGTGGCGCTGTGGACGGCGGCGGCGGTGGGCGGGATCGCGCTGCTCCAGGCGACCGTGCCGGCCCCGGCGCCGGGGACGGCTGTAACGGTGTGGGCGGTCGGCGGCGTAGATGTCATCACGCGGATTGCGGCAGGCACCACGGTCCTGGGCTTCCTTCCGGTCGTGCCGATGACGATCGTCTCGGCGCTGCTGATGTTCGTCGTATCGCGGGCCACGGCGGGGGCGCTGCCCTCCCGCGCCACGCTCGCGAAGTACGAGGTATAGACATGACCCGACAGACCTGGCTGATTGCCGTGATCGCGGCGATCGGCTTCGCGTTCGATTCGTACGAACTGCTGATGCTGCCGCTCATCGTGCGGCCGGCGCTGGTGGAGCTGCTCGGCGTTCCGGCGACGGATCCGCTGGTCAACCAGTGGGTCGGCTACCTGTTCTACGTCCCCGCGGTGGCTGGCGGCATCTTCGGCCTGCTCGGGGGCTATCTCACCGATCGCCTCGGACGCCGGCGCGTGCTCACGTGGAGCATCGTCATCTACGCGTTCTCGGCGTTCGCCGCCGGCTACTCGACGTCCGTGTATCAACTGCTGTTCTGGCGCTGCTGGACGTTCGTCGGCGTGTGCGTCGAATTCGTCGCCGCAGTGGCATGGCTCTCGGAGCTGTTCCCGGATCCGAAACAGCGCGAGAAGGTCGTCGGGTACACGCAGGCGTTCGGCTCGCTGGGCGGCATCATGGTCACCGCGGGCTACTACCTGGCGGTGAACTACGCGCCGAGCCTGCCCGCGGTCCACGGCACCCACGAGGCCTGGCGCTACACCCTGATGTCCGGCCTGATTCCTGCCATCCCGCTGGCAGTCAT
This region of Vicinamibacterales bacterium genomic DNA includes:
- a CDS encoding aldehyde dehydrogenase family protein, coding for MLHLPILRWGQPYDSLEKDEVVHFSTGEPMATVSRANGGMIQRDARKAARARQVLREIPIDELIARVGKAGELYMNATLPMGTGTQSPDEFARAQSASTGLPEKMCRANMKKNGFVLAEMRKILESLTRGLSLDVLSSGYGEERGVPISFQVQSPVVGLVLPSNSPGVHTLWLPIIPLQVGLVLKPGPQEPWTPYRMTEAFFQAGIPREAISLYPGGADVGAAVLDALDRTMIFGGQPTVDRYRGNPKVQAHGPGFSKIVIGDDVVDRWEEFLDVMVDSIFLNSGRGCINTSGIWASRHTQEIADAIARRLATIEALPPDHPDASLAAFTVPGTADAINAAIDADLQTPGVTEATAKYRSGPRLIKQGRADYLLPTIIHCDSPDAPAAKKEYMFPFATVVQCPEAKLIQSIGPT
- a CDS encoding sodium:solute symporter family protein; translated protein: MVAAAVVFAYLALVLSIGVFAGRPKSDGGGAAEDYFLAGRSIGPVVFLLSLFGTNMTAFSILGASGHAFANGIVTYGLMASSSALVIPVGLFVIGTRLWALGKRHGFMTPVQMFRDRWECGHIGTVIFAVQAVLLVPYIVIAVMGGGTTLRAVSGGVVPYWLGGAIVSLVVMGYVFFGGMRGTAWVNTFQTILFLSFGAIAVGVIARGMGGFGNAIESLLASAATAPLLTRERVSPLYFFSYTFIPLSSLAFPHIGIFCLTAKRLSHFRRTVVLYPLCMLAIWLPSVFLGVAANSARDLPAIERKLEARAALNAPGAQITPERRAELRAAASGDDVILRLVEGYAPLWLAAILGAAVMAAVMASDSQILALSTMFTEDVFAFYGGQTRFGPAVQVQTGRIFVIVLTVVAYSIALTAPQSIFDIASQYAFAGYSSLAPLLVAALFWKQSTRWGALAVALWTAAAVGGIALLQATVPAPAPGTAVTVWAVGGVDVITRIAAGTTVLGFLPVVPMTIVSALLMFVVSRATAGALPSRATLAKYEV